Proteins encoded by one window of Dioscorea cayenensis subsp. rotundata cultivar TDr96_F1 chromosome 6, TDr96_F1_v2_PseudoChromosome.rev07_lg8_w22 25.fasta, whole genome shotgun sequence:
- the LOC120263403 gene encoding nuclear pore complex protein NUP107 → MDASPSYFDPENLSSREQYRRYRKRQPTSSISPLLGNSVSKFSEARLLYEGNNIQRRQNAALLLEEIKQEVDNFDGDGPEGIASKAAGSAKRLATADGYAASGGLESGRTMANQSLKLCKLEEDVLADGGESTFSLFASLLDSALQGLMPIPDLILRFENTCRTVSESIRYGTTGRHRVVEDRFMQQTARLLLDEAASWSLLWYLFGKANEEITEDMILSPTTSHQEACQFVSTDHTAQLCLRVVLWLEGLASETLELEKKVRGSRVGSYLPSSGVWHHTQRFLKKKNDDPAIVRHVDFDAPTREFAHQLSDDKKQDELLLEDIWTLLRSGRLEEACELCRSAGQPWRAASLCPFGGFDHFPTIEAMHKNGKSRTLQAIELESGIGRQWRLWKWASYCTSEKIAEQDGGKYEMAVYAAQCSNLKRLLPICTDWESACWAMAKSWLDVQVDLELANFHPSRLENKHYGDDVNGSSVLGGRTSLPSAGPECWPAHVLDQQPRDISALLQKLHSDEIVHETVSRACKEQHRQIEMKLMVGDIAHLLDLLWSWISPSEDDENFIRPHGDPQMIRFGAHVVLVLRYLLDDDVKDAFREKLTTVGDLILHMYSMFLFSKQHEELVGVYASQLARHLCIDLFVHMMELRLNDSLHVKYKLFLSAMEYLPFSSGNESKASFEDIIERVLARSREIKVGKYEKSTDVAEQHRLQSLQKATVVQWLCFTPPSTINDFEIINAKLLMRALMHSNTLFREFALISLWRVPKMPIGAHMLLSFLAEPLKQPKDSLLSLNEQDVSDNLLEFEDWREFYSCDATYRNWLKIELENATVPAGELSFEERDRSTAAARETLNSSFSLLSRDGSPWLSAVHSSLYDSIEQSYLELHATAMLCLPSGECMCPDATLCTALTSALYSSVSEEVVLRRQLMVNVAISSRDNYCIEVALRCLAIDGDGLGLHEANDGGVLAFIMAAGFKGELNRFQTGVTMEISRLDAWYSDAGGSLEIPATYIVRGLCRRCCLPEIILRCMQVSVSLAESGDAFDRRNELIELVASSDSGLLQLFSQQQLQEFLLFERECTLFKMELQEELFMSDV, encoded by the exons ATGGATGCTTCCCCGAGCTACTTCGACCCCGAAAACCTCAGTAGCCGGGAGCAGTATCGCCGCTACAG GAAGAGGCAGCCAACCTCGAGCATCTCGCCACTTCTCGGGAATTCAGTCTCAAAGTTCTCAGAAGCTCGGCTTTTGTACGAGGGCAACAACATTCAGCGCCGGCAGAATGCTGCGTTGCTTCTTGAAGAAATCAAGCAGGAAGTTGATAACTTTGATGGTGATGGGCCGGAAGGAATTGCCTCCAAAGCTGCGGGTTCTGCTAAGAGGCTAGCAACGGCTGATGGGTATGCAGCCAGTGGAGGTTTAGAGTCCGGTCGGACAATGGCGAATCAGTCACTGAAGTTGTGCAAGCTTGAAGAGGATGTGTTGGCGGATGGTGGGGAATCAACTTTTTCGTTGTTTGCTTCTCTTCTTGATTCCGCGCTCCAAG GATTGATGCCTATCCCTGATTTGATCttacgttttgagaacacatgCCGAACTGTTTCTGAGTCAATCAG ATATGGGACTACAGGCAGACACAGAGTGGTTGAGGACAGGTTTATGCAGCAGACAGCTAGGCTCTTGCTTGATGAGGCAGCTTCTTGGTCACTTCTGTGGTACCTCTTTGGGAAAG CAAATGAAGAAATTACTGAAGATATGATATTG TCACCCACTACTTCACACCAGGAAGCTTGCCAATTTGTTTCGACTGATCACACGGCTCAATTATGTCTTCGAGTGGTCCTTTGGTTGGAAGGATTAGCCTCAGAAACTCTTGAGCTGGAGAAGAAG GTGAGAGGTTCTCGTGTTGGTTCCTATCTTCCAAGCTCTGGTGTTTGGCATCATACTCAGAGAttcttgaagaaaaaaaatgatgatccTGCTATTGTAAGGCATGTGGATTTTGATGCTCCAACACGTGAATTTGCTCACCAGCTCTCGGATGATAAA AAACAAGATGAATTACTTCTAGAAGATATTTGGACCTTGCTAAGATCTGGAAGATTGGAAGAAGCTTGTGAGCTCTGCCGTTCTGCAGGGCAG cCATGGAGAGCTGCAAGTCTATGCCCATTTGGTGGATTTGACCATTTTCCTACTATTGAAGCAATGCACAAAAATGGAAAATCAAGAACATTACAAGCCATTGAATTGGAAAGTGGCATTGGACGCCAATGGCGTCTTTGGAAGTGGGCATCTTATTGTACCTCAGAG AAAATTGCAGAGCAGGATGGTGGAAAATATGAGATGGCTGTGTATGCTGCTCAATGCAGTAACTTAAAGCGGCTGTTACCAATCTGTACTGATTGGGAG TCAGCGTGCTGGGCAATGGCCAAATCCTGGCTTGATGTGCAAGTGGACTTGGAGTTGGCTAACTTTCATCCAAGTAGACTGGAAAATAAGCATTATGGAGATGATGTAAACGGGAGTTCTGTGCTTGGAGGTCGGACTTCCTTGCCTTCAGCTGGTCCAGAATGCTGGCCGGCCCATGTCCTTGATCAGCAGCCACGGGATATTTCTGCTCTTCTCCAGAAACTTCATTCAGA TGAGATTGTACATGAAACTGTATCTCGTGCATGCAAAGAGCAGCATCGTCAAATTGAG ATGAAACTGATGGTAGGAGACATAGCACATCTTTTAGATCTTTTGTGGTCATGGATATCTCCATCAGAAGATGATGAGAACTTTATCAG GCCTCATGGTGATCCTCAAATGATTCGTTTTGGAGCACATGTTGTTCTTGTTCTGAGATACCTGCTTGATGATGATGTGAAGGATGCTTTCAGGGAGAAGTTAACAACTGTTGGTGATCTCATTCTTCACAT GTACTCCATGTTTCTATTTTCCAAGCAGCATGAGGAACTTGTTGGAGTTTATGCCTCCCAGCTTGCTCGTCATCTTTGCATTGATCTCTTTGTTCACATGATGGAACTAAGGTTGAATGACAG tttACATGTCAAATACAAACTCTTCCTTTCGGCAATGGAGTACTTACCTTTCTCTTCTGGGAATGAATCAAAAGCAAGTTTTGAAGACATTATTGAAAG GGTTCTTGCAAGGTCTCGGGAAATCAAAGTaggtaaatatgaaaaatcaactGATGTTGCAGAGCAACATAGATTGCAATCTCTTCAAAAGGCTACAGTTGTCCAATGGCTTTGCTTCACACCACCTTCAACTATCAATGATTTTGAGATCATCAATGCGAAGCTCCTCATGAGAGCATTGATGCATAG CAATACACTCTTCAGGGAGTTTGCGTTGATATCTTTGTGGAGAGTTCCTAAAATGCCTATAGGAGCACACATGCTACTTAGCTTCCTTGCAGAACCTTTAAAGCAACCTAAAgattctcttctttctttaaatGAACAAGATGTATCTGATAATCTCCTTGAGTTTGAAGACTGG CGAGAGTTTTACTCCTGTGATGCAACATATCGGAATTGGCTTAAAATTGAACTGGAGAATGCAACTGTTCCTGCTGGAGAACTATCCTTTGAAGAGAGAGATAGATCTACTGCTGCTGCTAGAGAAACACTGAATTCATCATTTTCACTGTTATCAA GAGATGGAAGCCCGTGGTTGAGTGCTGTTCATAGTAGTTTATATGATTCAATTGAGCAATCATATCTTGAACTGCATGCTACTGCAATGCTTTGTCTACCTTCTGGCGAGTGTATGTGCCCAGATGCTACATTATGCACTGCTTTGACAAGTGCCCTCTATTCTTCTGTTAGTGAAGAGGTTGTCCTAAGACGTCAATTGATG GTTAATGTTGCCATTTCTTCAAGAGATAACTACTgtattgaagtagcacttaggtGCTTAGCCATTGATGGTGATGGACTTGGGCTTCATGAAGCAAATGATGGAGGAGTTCTTGCTTTCATCATGGCAGCTGGCTTCAAAG GAGAGCTGAATCGTTTCCAAACTGGAGTCACAATGGAAATATCCAGGCTGGATGCTTGGTATTCAGATGCTGGTGGTTCTCTTGAAATTCCTGCCACCTACATTGTTAGAGGACTCTGTCGCAGATGTTGCTTGCCGGAAATCATTCTTCGATGCATGCAG GTCTCCGTATCCCTTGCTGAATCAGGTGATGCATTTGATCGTCGTAATGAACTGATTGAGCTAGTTGCTTCCTCCGACTCTGGATTGCTGCAGTTGTTTAGTCAGCAACAATTGCAG gaatttttattatttgaaaggGAATGCACATTGTTCAAAATGGAGTTACAGGAGGAACTTTTTATGTCTGATGTTTGA